In Rosa rugosa chromosome 4, drRosRugo1.1, whole genome shotgun sequence, the genomic stretch TCATTATGTCCTTATCTCCTCGTTCCTGTTTTACATATAGAAATATTTGTATGTTATAGCAATACATCATCCAATAATTTAGCAAAGAAAATACAAATGAATGCAATGTTGTGCTGACCATTCAATTGGAAAGAAATCTCTTGAAGCTTAAGTATGTTGTTGAAACCCAGCCCCTCCAAACTTTTTTGTTTATTCTTTGTAGTCAGTATGAGCACTTCTATTTTGTAGGATGGGGACCAATTTCTTCTATATGTATGACTCCAATGCATGAATAACATGCTACTCTGAAATAGAGTGTGAAGTAATAATTATAGGCTTTTACATATTATAACGTAAAAACATTGAATTGAGCCTATGAATAGGCATTGATGCTTAAAAGTTATAgggtttttgtttcattttctaATTTGAAATCCTTGACCATACTAAGTAATCTGCCTtgtttattcttcttttttgcaGGGTCGATTTGAGATTATTTCTCTGTCAGGCTCCTACTTGTTCTCTGAAAATAATGGTAACCGCAGCAGAACTGGTGGTTTGAGTGTGTCCCTGGCAGGGTCTGATGGTTCAGTGCTGGGCGGTGGAGTTGCGGGCATGCTATTGGCAGCAGGCCCCGTACAGGTACCACTGCTCCTAATTTCCTCGTTTGTCAGTTATgaatttatgatgatatgtTCAACTTCTTTTCTGTgaaaaagaattgagggcataataTACTTTTTCATTGAGCTCTATTAAGAAGTTTCAACCTAAGCAAATCCAATAAATGCATACCAGATTTTAATCTAACTTGGTTTTAATGGAATTCCAGGTGATTGTGGGTAGTTTTATTGCGGAAGGGAaaaaatctagctccaatttgCTAAAATCTGGGCCTTCTTCTCCACCACCATCTCAAATGTTGAACTTTGGTGCACCTATGACAGCAGCTAGCCCTTCCTCTCAAGGAGGAGGCTCAACTGAGTCGTCTGATGAGAATGGTAGTAGCCCTCTTAACAAGGCGCCACCTGTGCTTTACAGTAACCCTAGTCAACCCATGCATAATATCACGATGTACCAACAATTATGGGCCGGGCAAACTCAACAGTGAAGATCATGCTTCTCAGTTACATTAGTACAGCGCATTGGAGTATTTGACTTCATTATTCTTCTTAGTGGATATAGGGGTCAGAATCCAAATGCTAACATGCATTGCCCAAAATAACTCAGAGGGGCGTTTATGCTAGTTCTAGAttggttttttctttatttcgttTAAGGTAGTTAACATTTTTTCTTCCCTCCATATGATGATTAAAACATGGCTATGTTGATAGCTGATAATATGCCACCTGTTAGGTTCTCATGAGTTAAAATTGCTTCTTTGTTATTTTCcgaatttttgttttcaatttctttggtTTTACGAGTATCTGGACTTGATGtgtgaggttttcagaaataTGAAATTTCGGAGAAATCTTCAACAGATGTAAATTGCTGCAGAAATGGTTTTGGATAGCAAAAATAGGATTGCCAATCTTCTCCCCGACTCTAGTTTTCTAAATTGAACTTGCTTGCCtccattttttttaatgatttctTCCATCAATCCGTTGAAAATTTGCATCGTAAGTTCCACTTCTTTAAATAACATTGGGAATGACCTAAGAACACAGAACATTTTTGTATCAATGAAAGGACAATAGCTGAATTTCTCTTGGTCAACTAAGTTGAACTAGTTTTCCAAGAATCACACACACTGATCCCCATCTGGAAGGCCTTGTTGCTGATATTTGTAGTAAAAAAGATGCTCAGTGAACGGAGAATCATCTGAAGAGTTGATGTCCTCTTCAAGATAAGTTAGCTCGGTAGACCAATACAATTTCTATTGCTAAACAGGGGATGAGGAGCACCATAGGCAATTCTTTTGAATCAGTAACATGAGTCGCATGTGAGAATTTGCTGATTTAATTGGAAGCAAATTTATACTCTACTCGTCTGTGTACGTGTTTCTTGTTGATTTGTTATAAGCAGCGAATGTAGCAAATCTGTTCTAGATTACAGCTTGATCTATGGATGATTTAGTCATTGGCATAATCCAGATTATGCTTTAACTATTGCACTTACTAAATAGTATAGAAATGTATTCCACAAGGTGTTCTGAAACAAAAGTAGTGGTGCTAGACATCCAAAACCAACCACGTGTGGGGACATGGGAGCCTaaaaaaggaagagaaagtGCCGGAAAATGGCGTTACACCATTCGGCTACTTCGAATAAACGAGAGTAGTAGTCGTTTTAGATACTGTAGCCGAGTGGATCATTGGTCTACGAACGTGATTTCACAACTTGACATATAAGGTGCTTAATGGAAACAAGTTTCACACAATGATATgatttgatgatgatgatcacgAGAGAAGCAGAGTGGATTAAACTGGATTTGCGATGACCCTACAGCACGAAAACACTAGAACTCTAGGAAGTCAAATGATCGAGCGCAATAGTTCAAAGCTTCATTTAGAGTATCAGTATATAGTTGTATAATGGTTGATATTGACATCAATGTGAATAATGGCTGTTGGGACATGGTTAGTATGCTTAGATCGAACACTTGGATAAGGGACTTAGTGAAGTGAATAAAGTTTGTGTTGAATGGCTTGAGAAGTCAAGCTCAGTATGATTGTATTTATAGTTGTTTACAAAGTCCTAAATGGTTACAATATCAAAACTGAAATCAACTCTATCATAACAAATAATATTCTAGAATTCAAAAATACAAGATAAGAAGGATGAGATAAGGAACAGCttcaatttgaatttgagtCATTTGAATGATATGGTTTATCACTTAGAAGGTCGCAGGGAAATTAAGCCTTACTTTTCCTATGAAGGAAAAATCTCGGGGTAGAAGAAATCATCTACATCAACCTTGATGTTCCTTATAACAAGACTTGCTTGCCTCGAGTGAGAAAGTGAGATTCTACATTTACCTCTACATGATCTGTTAGAAATCTTAAAGTTCATAAACATTCTAAACTCTACATTTACCTCTGTATGCTTGGTTACCTAAATTCTAAGTTTTATGCATTTAGAGACAAAtgattgagacctatccggtaattgaatttgtctctagaTAGTTAACTCTAGACTTATCCAGTTAGAGATAATAAAATCAAACGAGTTTGAGCTTTAGTAGTCTTATctggatgctaagagggtagttggacaattagtTTTGCAACATTCATATTCAATCGTTctaatgcttgcaagggaggcaatGTGGGTGAATTccgatgccctaactcccatccatttgataacaacttgtttagtcTAGCTTAGTTTACATTACTTTGGTTTAGTTTCTATTTGAATCGAAACCATTCTcaacatcaaaatcaaatctctacacaccatcttgcacatactcaccatgaactttggttcacttgtgaacCTTTGTTTaattgtgattgtacatttgcatattatCCGTAGTTTACCTTAGGACTTTCCTAGCTAGAGAGAGATTTACCAATTCCTTGGGTACGATATCTTTTACTCTAAAACCCCActacactataacttggcccttatacttgatggtggcttcaatgctaacagTAGGATGCATCAGTATAAGCTTGAACTTTCAATTCTTGATCCTTTAATCTCCTGTACACAAGCATATGatcttttgtgtttttcaaataCCTCAAAACTTTCTTTCCAACCACCCAATGCTCATGTCCTGCATTGGATTGATACCTTGATAACATGTTCACAGCAAAAGCTATGTcaggcctagtgcagacttgagCATACATTAAACTCCTAACTAGACTAGCATAGGGTATCTTCTCCATCACTTTTCTTTGTATTGCATTTGAGGACACTGTCGTTTATGAAATTCATCACCTTTTGACATAGGTGATTCACCAGACTTGCACTTTTCTAAACCAAACCTCTTCAACACCTTATTAATGTAATTTTTCTGTGATAAGCCAAGTGTCCACAACTTTCTATTCCTGGTAGTTTCAATCCCAAGAAAATGGTATGTTTCTCTCATATCCTTCATGTCAAAGTTTTGCAACAAGAATTCTTTGGTTGATTTCAGTAGGTTAAATTGTTATTGGCTAGcaaaatgtcatcaacatagagGATTAAAAATACTACTTCACTGCCAATGAGAGTTGGTTCAGTTGGCAAGGGCGGACTTGAGGTGTAAACCCACACAAGTTCGATCCCCGCTACCAACAATCTCTCATTTGGTGGGCAATCTTGAAAATGTCCTGCATAATTCCATACCAATGGGCTGGGCTGGGACACTGGCCAGTTTCGTAAGTCCTGTTGAGTTGAGGTCGTAGGTTTGCCCTGGCCCTGTTAGTGTAGGGAAGCCTCCCTCTTACCTAAACTttttttcaccaaaaaaaaaaaagtactactTCACTCCCACTAGTCTTGCACTTTATATACATTCATCTAACTTGTTCTCTTCAAATCCATACTTGGTTATAACTAAATCAAATTTCAGGTACCATTGTCTGCAAGCTTGTCTAAGTCCATAAAGTAGACTTTTGTAGGTTACAGACCTTCTTTTTATCATTTACAAACCCTTCTGGTTGTAGCATACATATCTCTTCAAATAAATCTCTATTCAAAAATGTTGTTTTGACATGTGAAGTTACTCAGGTGATGTCTTTTTCCGTCGTGGCCTAAAATGGTCAAATCTCGTGTGATATTTGCTCTTATTGTCGTCTTTTGattaaaacaatttttttttcatttaaattcaaTAGTGAAtgttaaaaaaatttcttcgtCACGACAATTTTACTATAAAACACTATTCAATAATGCTATAATAGTTTTTCACGGGATTTAAGATACAAATCGATAATCACAAAAATATGGTGATATTTCATAATTGAACCATCATATATTCATAGCTCCATAATTTGTAAGCTTGTCTGTCAGTGTATTTTCTTCCTGAAGGATGTGAGAGActcaaaaattaatttgttcCGCCAGTGCATACACTTTGAACTTGTCATTCAAAAGAAATCAGATGGCCTTGACTGGGGTAAAAATTACTCTATAAGATGAGTTACTGAGGTAAAAGATAAACTCCAATTTAACCAACCAATTAGCCTATGGACCCAAAAAGATAACATTCATATCGTCAGTTTTACCTAGACAATGATGAAAATATTATAAGGCATATACTTGAATAGAACTGTTATTTCTAGGAATTTGCCAAAATAGCATTCTAGAATATTTCTTAATGGTTTCGTAAAATTTCTCAATCTTTTGTTGACTTACGAAAATGAAGGATATTGTGGGGAATTCACGTGACAACAAAGCTATTTTTGTAAAGTTATCCAAACATGAGTTTTTGAAACCAACTAGGGCTAGGTTTGATCTAGTTTGTATCAGTTTTAGGGCCAAACCGAGAATGAAATATTTAACCTTGCGCGCTTTAGTTACGGTCAAAAAGAAGGAACTAAACCAACCCAAACCAATTGCAATTGGTTTGATATGGTTGTCtagcaattttctttttttaaaactAATAATGAAACATCTTAAACGTTGTTTAAGCGTGATCCGACCATGATTTAATTCTAATTAGCAGAATGCCTATATTATCTCAACATAATCACTTATTAGGTATTGAATTTTTATCCATGCACTTAAAAGAAAACTCAAAAAGTCGACTTtctctccgctagggtttttctCTAGCAGGGGAACTGATCGAGCATGGCAGCGGGGGAGGCTATCGTGCATTTGGTTGGGGGCAAGGAAGCAATCCAAGATCCTTTTTTCTATGTTTGTGGCTGATTGCTCTCCCAGAAACAGGTCTTCCTACCGTCGTTTTCGGTGGCGATTTCCGGCATTTGGGGGTTGAAAGAACGCGTGTTGATCCGTGAGGAGGGAGAAGGGATCTATGTCTTCCAGTTCAAGGAACAAGAGACGAAGGATCATGTCCTCAATGGTGGACCATGGTTCTTCAACAATTCGATGCTTCTCTTGGCGGATTATGATGGTATCCGGGATCTGGTAGAGGTTCCGTTGAATTCTATGGCGGTTTGGGTGGCAGTGAGAGGGCTGCGCATGGCTATGCGCAATGATCGTGCCCTAACCCTGATTGGGAAAGCATTGGGGGTATTTGTGCGGTCTGATCAAGGGGCGTTGCAGAGAAAAGATCCCGTACAACGAGTCCGGATTGTGCACGACGTTCGCCGGCGCATATGGGCTAGACGTATGTACTCCTTCTCGGCGGCGGTGGAGGTCGAACTAGAACTGAGGTATGAGAAATGCCATGGTATATGCAGGGGTTGTGGTTTTTTCGACCATGGAATGGGTGGCAGCTATGGTATGCTGACAGCGATAATGGCTTCGGGGAACATTGCTCCACCGGTGGAGGCACAGATGGTGGTGGTCGAAGGGCTCAGAGATGGGGTGTCCAGCCGGTCTGAGGAGGTGCCGGCGCTCGGAATGGCTCAGATCTGGACGGAAGGTGGGGAGGCTGAGGGCTCAGCGGCGGAACTCGGGTCGGGGTCTGCTGCTGCTCAGGGTTTCTCGGCGGGAAACCCTAATTTGAAGTTAGGGCTCTCTGCAGGGCCGGTTTGCAGCGGGCCTGGGTGTGGGAGGGAATTGGCTGTGGGCCTGGAGCTTGGGCTTTTTGGATCTGGGGTTGTAGGTGGACTGTTGGGGTCTGAGATGGTTGTGGGCTCGGAGCTAGGGCCTTTATCTGAGGTGGCAGATAGATTGGTGGGGCGTGATGCTGGGCCTGCATCTGCTATTGGGCCTGCTGCAGCAGAAAGCACAGTTCTGGGGGTGCGCAAATGGTGCCAAGGTAAGTGGAGCTTGGAGAAGAGGTTCAAGCCTAGCTTGGCGGTGATACCTCGTGAATTTCATCTTGGTGACCTTGTGGATGTCTCGGTTACTATTGAGAAGATGCCGAAGAAGAAGGGTCGCCCTAAGGGCCGCAAGAACAAGCCCAAGGTTCGTGATGGAGAATTGGGTAGCAGGAAGACCAACCTGAGGCCGAGGTTGTTAGATGCTGAGGACTCTGATGCAGGTACTAACTCCGACCCTACGGGGACGGAGAAAGAACTTGTTTAGGGTTCAATCAAAACAAGACATTCTGGACGCAAGCTTTTGCAATAGGGGTAATTTCTATATGCTTttctaagacgtttctagttgatatttgtaccacaattgcgtgcttggcagattagactagatgaatattttTCCTTAAAGGGCGAGATTATTCTTGCGTAGTTTTAGGTTTGTTGTTCAGCAAGCGTCCCTTTAGATCTTAATGAGTTTAGgtgtggcttagataggttatccggTTTGTCCCGGAACcttatgtaagttttgttaGACTCTGGCATGTTTACACTTTACATGGcttgattattaataaaatcaaccctattcgaaaaaagaaaagaaaaaggtatTGAATTTTAACTCAAAAAACATCTATACAATAAAAAAAGCAAATCAATATTTAAGTAATTCACCACCACATCTGAGAGGTACCTTTGCATGTCGACACTCAGTCAAGGCGTCACGCATCAACAGCAAAGGCCAGCAGTTTCATATGGAGTCTTGTCTCCCCATTCGGCAGTCACAATCCAAATTTCTTATTTCCCTACCACCCACCAATACATTATTCTTCCAACGGCTCTTTTGCCAGCCAGGAGGCCAGGAGCTTCTCCCAACTACATAATACACTCataaaattacaaaattacTCTTTTCTTATTGCAAATAAGTACTCTCTCTAGCCGTTCGGTGGCCTATTAATTCAATCCTACTCCATCATCAGGCTCTTCTCTCATAAATTCCTTGCCTTTCACTCCCAAATTATCAACCACATCTCATCTTAATACGCACCCATCTCTCCAATCCCAAAGAGACATCTTCAATACACAACCAAATTGCTGCTATATATATCTATACCTACAACACATATACTCTGATCATCTCATACTTCCTTTGCTTTTTTGCACCATTATTTCATTTTTGTCATTTCAATGGCCTGCTTGGCCCTGCCGATTTCCATATTCAGAAAGAGGTGCATGGGGTCACGGCTAGGCTACCGGCCTTTAACCGAAGATGGGTTTGGCGAGATGGAGAGTCCGGTGACGGTGGTGGTCGGGAAGGAGAAGAGGGAGTTCCTGGTCGACCCTTTTGTGCTGGAAGAGAGCCCTTTTCGGGTTTTGATCGAGACGATGAACAAGAACAAGGAGAGGGTGAACTTTCGTGATCGTAGACCTGTGGTCTATGGCAAGGAGAGGGTGGTTTTTGTGGATGTCGATGCTATTCTGTTTGAGCATATGTTATGGTTGTTGTATAATGATTGCTCTTCTTTGTTTAAGCTCAATCTCAAAGAGATTATTGACTTCTATGCTCAAGATtattagagagagatagaggaaGAGACAGAGACCAGAGGTAGCCACATGAAACTGAGGTACCCTGCTCACTGATATGAGAACCCATCGGCCATATAGCTGTAGTTCTTGCTGTAAAGAAAATAATTGACATGAAGATATATTTATACATGACAcattattaattattattacCTCTCAATCTTTTAACTATATGTTGAACCTTcttcttttccatattttttttttctaatcttCCTCACCATATATCACTACCCGCTCCATTTTAATTAGGATTGTAAAGGGTAATGGGTCAAGGTTACATAACCAATTAACAGCTCGGGCCAAGTATCACTAGTTTCCCTGAATTTTCAGATTTATCATTTGCTTTTCTCCAAGAAATTCAAATAGTTGTCTTCTAACCATGCCAATGCAATAGCGTGGCACATATGTCAGTACAATATGCATTCCAGAACCGAGGTATCACTATAAGAAAAATACTCTTTTACCCGCACATAATTTACAGCGTACAAAATTGTGCGAAAACATGCATGCATCTACAATCAAAGTCTCTTAAACTTAATGTTTAATTCGTGTGACCAAAACTTCTTGAGCAATGGAATTGATAACGGACCTATCTTCattttgaaaggaaaaatagtGTATAAGAAGTAATGAACTGCTAACTTAATTACATGAAGAACAATTCATCTGAGTGAGGGAGAAAAGCACGTATAAAGTGGCCTTAACATGTCCTGCCCAAATTAACTTCTTTTCCTCATCAAGGAAATTAAGGACATAATAAGTTTTCATTCATAAATCACATTGAAAAAGTCTAAGATACCTTCACCAACAAAGTCAAGATATATATTGCTTAGTTTTTGGGTAAACAATGAAAAAGTCATTTAACCTTGGTAGATTGAAAAAGTCGGTGTGATTGGAAACATCGatttcttttatttaattttatattGACAAAAGTTTATCATATTTCACTATCAACAAGAACTGTGTGTTAGAATTATTGTCACACCTTGTTGCCACAACAACGCGTACCATTAGCTTTCCTGTAATCATGCATCCTACCGTCGACATGGTTGAAAACTGATATTACATTTGTTTAATCGATTGCTTAATTTTCCCCTTTCAGACTGAGAGGGACTCAAATTGGTCAAACTGATCTGGGAACTAATCATACTAAAGAAAAAATTTGGTGAAGTTGGTAACAAACTTGAGCTAAAGGCAAGTAATCAATTACAAACTGTTATGTAAAGTAAGACTGCAGATACCATTCTCCACCCCAAAATATAAAAAGGatcaatatttacaaaaatatcaccatatttttatttttcattatttATGAAAGTCACTGCATCCAAACAACCATGGTTATTGATTGAAAAGCTATTAGCAATGAATGAATAAATTATTTTCAGTGAATCAAAAAGTTACTATTAATGAACCAAAAATATACCGTCATTCTTCAAAAAAATTACTATAAGTCAGTTGACAGTAGTTTTTAGAAAGAAGGTAGTGTTAGTTGATAATAGCTTTTCGAAAAATGGCAATGTTAGTTGATAATAGCTTTCGAAATATGGTagttgttcaagtaaatccagaatatgtgtctgacccaaactcaaggttacttgctctagttgaaatagggtttatattagagatattctcggagaatcatAGGaaatatccaatcaatgtacgattatgtttccatgtacaactctatctctatgcttgtaatcctctatataaagaggccccaattatcaatgaaagtacaactcaattctctcccaattcagttttccttaacacgttatcagcacgaagccctaaccctgaaacccttaATTCGTAACcctcaaatcccagaaacctccgccgcccaccttgaagccaCAGACTCCAGGAACTCGGAACAGGCGGCCCCGCCCCAGAACCGACCGGAATCAACCTGAACCGGCCGTTGGAAGTGACTGAACCGGTCCCAAGAAGAATCATTAGATCCCCTGCCTGGTTCACATCCTTACCGTCCACTTTTCACTGCCATCCTCTGTCAGAAGCTGCAGCGCCACCCCAGATTC encodes the following:
- the LOC133745848 gene encoding uncharacterized protein LOC133745848 — its product is MACLALPISIFRKRCMGSRLGYRPLTEDGFGEMESPVTVVVGKEKREFLVDPFVLEESPFRVLIETMNKNKERVNFRDRRPVVYGKERVVFVDVDAILFEHMLWLLYNDCSSLFKLNLKEIIDFYAQDY